In Melanotaenia boesemani isolate fMelBoe1 chromosome 7, fMelBoe1.pri, whole genome shotgun sequence, a single window of DNA contains:
- the neurl1b gene encoding E3 ubiquitin-protein ligase NEURL1B isoform X1 encodes MGSCESSNFAISTARCRLPLSTKEKKHNHNGEDATLQPRPVASRQYYTLPNNGSGVERRASAPPVSISLESTRFHPHAKGKNIRLDGQLRRATRKNSFCNGITFSHRPVHLYEKVRLRLTAVHTGWSGALRFGFTSLDPSELVATDIPKYACPDLVTRPGYWAKALPERLALKDNVLAFWADRHGRVFYSINDGEPILFHCGLSIGCPLWAIIDIYGITQEVTLLDSTFAESVGSSCLSAARLSAYLPQSSHDSANYSNNQLENNQAAAKMANLQLNNYTQLIPCCSSSSSSSSTQSSSVSTAFPRMVRGLPSLLDNDLHFHPVRGSDVILSADRSAACIHFLDSSRTLVFSDRPLHVGETLYVEVGHLGLPYFGALSFGLTSCDPACLHAGDLPADPEVLLDRKEYWVVHRGFPMPCSGDVLNFSLLSSGEVHHGVNGVGRGRLLCVDSSQVLWAFFTLHGAVNRLRILGTLQSSPPPTSPTTSQSSSPDDSDSDLAFSVNRSSSASESSLVTAPSSPLSPPTSPWLPASELPSAGKNGECTICFDQEVDTVIYTCGHMCLCNECGLRLKRQINACCPICRRPIKDVIKTYRP; translated from the exons ATGCGACTCTGCAACCCCGTCCGGTGGCTAGCAGGCAGTACTACACCCTGCCTAACAATGGGTCGGGTGTAGAGAGAAGAGCATCTGCTCCTCCAGTTAGCATCAGCTTGGAGTCAACCCGCTTTCACCCCCATGCCAAAGGCAAGAATATCAGGCTGGATGGGCAGCTTCGCCGTGCCACTCGCAAGAACAGCTTTTGCAATGGCATCACCTTCAGCCACCGCCCTGTTCACCTTTATGAAAAG GTGCGTCTGCGCTTGACTGCTGTGCACACTGGCTGGAGTGGAGCTCTGCGCTTTGGTTTTACCAGTCTGGATCCCAGTGAACTTGTTGCCACTGACATCCCCAAATATGCTTGTCCAGACCTGGTGACACGACCTGGTTACTGGGCCAAAGCTCTACCTGAGAGACTGGCCTTGAAGGACAATGTATTAGCCTTCTGGGCTGATCGCCACGGAAGAGTTTTCTACAGCATCAATGATGGAGAGCCGATCCTCTTCCACTGTGGACTCAGCATTGGCTGTCCACTCTGGGCCATTATAGATATCTATGGCATCACTCAGGAGGTCACGCTGCTTG ATAGCACATTTGCTGAAAGTGTGGGGTCCAGCTGCCTGAGTGCAGCCCGTTTGAGTGCCTATCTGCCCCAGAGCAGCCACGATTCAGCCAATTACAGCAACaatcagctggaaaacaaccaggctgctgccaagatggcaaaCCTGCAGCTCAACAACTACACTCAGCTCATcccctgctgctcctcctcctcttcctcctcatccacACAATCCTCTTCTGTCTCCACCGCATTCCCAAGAATGGTCCGGGGCCTTCCTTCCCTGCTTGACAATGACTTGCACTTTCACCCCGTTCGTGGCTCTGATGTGATACTTTCTGCAGACCGTTCAGCCGCCTGCATCCATTTTCTGGACAGCAGTCGGACTCTGGTATTCAGTGACCGGCCACTGCATGTAGGTGAGACTTTGTATGTAGAGGTCGGCCATCTGGGCCTGCCTTACTTTGGGGCACTTTCATTTGGCCTAACATCCTGTGACCCAGCTTGTCTGCATGCTGGAGACCTGCCAGCTGACCCTGAGGTTCTCCTGGACCGGAAGGAGTACTGGGTGGTGCATCGAGGCTTTCCCATGCCCTGCTCTGGAGATGTGCTCAACTTCAGCCTGCTGTCCAGTGGAGAGGTGCACCACGGGGTGAACGGAGTGGGGCGTGGCAGGCTGCTCTGTGTGGACTCCTCCCAGGTCCTATGGGCCTTTTTCACCCTGCATGGGGCTGTCAACAGACTCAGGATACTTG GAACACTGCAATCCAGTCCTCCCCCCACGTCCCCCACCACCTCCCAGAGCAGCAGCCCAGATGACAGTGACTCAGACCTGGCATTCAGCGTCAACAGATCCTCCTCTGCTTCTGAATCCTCTCTGG TGACTGCGCCCAGCTCCCCTCTCAGCCCCCCCACCTCTCCGTGGCTCCCTGCCTCAGAGCTTCCCTCTGCTGGGAAAAACGGAGAATGCACCATTTGCTTTGACCAAGAAGTGGACACGGTTATCTACACCTGTGGACACATGTGTCTCTGCAACGAATGCGGCCTGAGGCTGAAGAGGCAAATCAACGCTTGCTGCCCGATTTGCAGGAGGCCCATCAAAGATGTTATCAAAACGTATCGGCCATGA
- the mtnr1c gene encoding melatonin receptor type 1C, whose product MDLEVRDANTSNCSRNESGCELSASSAGVSTALASVLIFTIVVDILGNVLVILSVYRNKKLRNAGNIFVVSLSVADLVVALYPYPLVLTAIFHNDWTMGDLHCQASGFIMGLSVIGSIFNITAIAINRYCYICHSLHYDRLYSLRNTCCYLGLTWLLTAIATVPNFFIGSLQYDPRIYSCTFAQTVSSYYTISVVVIHFLIPLLVVSYCYMRIWVLVIQVKHRVKPEQRTRLKPSDVRNFLTMFMVFVLFAVCWAPLNLIGLAVAINPVKVAPNIPEWLFVTSYFMAYFNSCLNAIIYGLLNQNFRKEYKTILLALCVPRLLLMETSRCATEGLKTKPSPAVTNNNVAEINV is encoded by the exons ATGGATTTAGAGGTGAGGGATGCGAACACCTCGAACTGTTCGCGGAATGAGAGCGGCTGCGAGCTGAGCGCTTCATCCGCTGGAGTGTCCACTGCGCTGGCCAGCGTGCTGATCTTCACCATAGTGGTAGACATTCTGGGCAATGTCCTCGTAATTCTGTCCGTGTACAGGAACAAAAAACTCAGGAATGCAG GAAACATCTTCGTGGTGAGCTTGTCTGTAGCAGACCTGGTGGTGGCACTGTACCCCTACCCTCTGGTCCTCACGGCCATTTTCCACAATGACTGGACCATGGGGGATCTGCACTGTCAGGCCAGTGGCTTCATCATGGGCCTCAGCGTTATTGGATCCATTTTCAACATCACAGCGATCGCCATCAACCGATACTGCTACATCTGCCACAGCCTCCACTACGATCGTCTGTACAGCCTAAGAAACACCTGTTGCTACCTGGGCCTGACTTGGCTGCTCACAGCCATTGCCACGGTGCCCAACTTTTTCATCGGTTCTCTGCAGTACGACCCCCGGATCTACTCTTGCACCTTTGCTCAGACAGTCAGCTCATACTACACCATCTCAGTGGTGGTTATACACTTTCTGATCCCCTTACTGGTTGTGTCCTACTGCTACATGAGGATATGGGTGCTAGTGATTCAAGTAAAACATCGGGTTAAACCTGAGCAAAGGACTAGACTGAAACCCAGTGATGTGAGGAACTTCCTGACTATGTTTatggtgtttgtgttgtttgctgTGTGTTGGGCTCCACTGAACCTCATAGGCCTAGCTGTAGCTATAAACCCAGTGAAAGTTGCGCCCAACATACCTGAGTGGCTCTTTGTCACAAGCTACTTTATGGCATACTTCAACAGCTGCCTCAATGCCATCATATATGGACTACTAAACCAAAACTTTCGTAAGGAGTACAAAACAATCCTTCTTGCTCTTTGTGTTCCACGTTTGCTCCTTATGGAAACCTCCAGGTGTGCTACAGAGGGACTGAAGACTAAGCCTTCACCGGCTGTAACAAACAATAATGTAGCAGAGATTAATGTATAA
- the neurl1b gene encoding E3 ubiquitin-protein ligase NEURL1B isoform X2 translates to MGNTTPKPLIDATLQPRPVASRQYYTLPNNGSGVERRASAPPVSISLESTRFHPHAKGKNIRLDGQLRRATRKNSFCNGITFSHRPVHLYEKVRLRLTAVHTGWSGALRFGFTSLDPSELVATDIPKYACPDLVTRPGYWAKALPERLALKDNVLAFWADRHGRVFYSINDGEPILFHCGLSIGCPLWAIIDIYGITQEVTLLDSTFAESVGSSCLSAARLSAYLPQSSHDSANYSNNQLENNQAAAKMANLQLNNYTQLIPCCSSSSSSSSTQSSSVSTAFPRMVRGLPSLLDNDLHFHPVRGSDVILSADRSAACIHFLDSSRTLVFSDRPLHVGETLYVEVGHLGLPYFGALSFGLTSCDPACLHAGDLPADPEVLLDRKEYWVVHRGFPMPCSGDVLNFSLLSSGEVHHGVNGVGRGRLLCVDSSQVLWAFFTLHGAVNRLRILGTLQSSPPPTSPTTSQSSSPDDSDSDLAFSVNRSSSASESSLVTAPSSPLSPPTSPWLPASELPSAGKNGECTICFDQEVDTVIYTCGHMCLCNECGLRLKRQINACCPICRRPIKDVIKTYRP, encoded by the exons ATGGGGAATACGACTCCTAAACCTTTAATAG ATGCGACTCTGCAACCCCGTCCGGTGGCTAGCAGGCAGTACTACACCCTGCCTAACAATGGGTCGGGTGTAGAGAGAAGAGCATCTGCTCCTCCAGTTAGCATCAGCTTGGAGTCAACCCGCTTTCACCCCCATGCCAAAGGCAAGAATATCAGGCTGGATGGGCAGCTTCGCCGTGCCACTCGCAAGAACAGCTTTTGCAATGGCATCACCTTCAGCCACCGCCCTGTTCACCTTTATGAAAAG GTGCGTCTGCGCTTGACTGCTGTGCACACTGGCTGGAGTGGAGCTCTGCGCTTTGGTTTTACCAGTCTGGATCCCAGTGAACTTGTTGCCACTGACATCCCCAAATATGCTTGTCCAGACCTGGTGACACGACCTGGTTACTGGGCCAAAGCTCTACCTGAGAGACTGGCCTTGAAGGACAATGTATTAGCCTTCTGGGCTGATCGCCACGGAAGAGTTTTCTACAGCATCAATGATGGAGAGCCGATCCTCTTCCACTGTGGACTCAGCATTGGCTGTCCACTCTGGGCCATTATAGATATCTATGGCATCACTCAGGAGGTCACGCTGCTTG ATAGCACATTTGCTGAAAGTGTGGGGTCCAGCTGCCTGAGTGCAGCCCGTTTGAGTGCCTATCTGCCCCAGAGCAGCCACGATTCAGCCAATTACAGCAACaatcagctggaaaacaaccaggctgctgccaagatggcaaaCCTGCAGCTCAACAACTACACTCAGCTCATcccctgctgctcctcctcctcttcctcctcatccacACAATCCTCTTCTGTCTCCACCGCATTCCCAAGAATGGTCCGGGGCCTTCCTTCCCTGCTTGACAATGACTTGCACTTTCACCCCGTTCGTGGCTCTGATGTGATACTTTCTGCAGACCGTTCAGCCGCCTGCATCCATTTTCTGGACAGCAGTCGGACTCTGGTATTCAGTGACCGGCCACTGCATGTAGGTGAGACTTTGTATGTAGAGGTCGGCCATCTGGGCCTGCCTTACTTTGGGGCACTTTCATTTGGCCTAACATCCTGTGACCCAGCTTGTCTGCATGCTGGAGACCTGCCAGCTGACCCTGAGGTTCTCCTGGACCGGAAGGAGTACTGGGTGGTGCATCGAGGCTTTCCCATGCCCTGCTCTGGAGATGTGCTCAACTTCAGCCTGCTGTCCAGTGGAGAGGTGCACCACGGGGTGAACGGAGTGGGGCGTGGCAGGCTGCTCTGTGTGGACTCCTCCCAGGTCCTATGGGCCTTTTTCACCCTGCATGGGGCTGTCAACAGACTCAGGATACTTG GAACACTGCAATCCAGTCCTCCCCCCACGTCCCCCACCACCTCCCAGAGCAGCAGCCCAGATGACAGTGACTCAGACCTGGCATTCAGCGTCAACAGATCCTCCTCTGCTTCTGAATCCTCTCTGG TGACTGCGCCCAGCTCCCCTCTCAGCCCCCCCACCTCTCCGTGGCTCCCTGCCTCAGAGCTTCCCTCTGCTGGGAAAAACGGAGAATGCACCATTTGCTTTGACCAAGAAGTGGACACGGTTATCTACACCTGTGGACACATGTGTCTCTGCAACGAATGCGGCCTGAGGCTGAAGAGGCAAATCAACGCTTGCTGCCCGATTTGCAGGAGGCCCATCAAAGATGTTATCAAAACGTATCGGCCATGA